DNA from Chitinophaga pendula:
TATTTGTTCATGTTTTCCTGGATTGCTTTGTCAGCTTATATTTTAGCGAAAGCACATATTTGGACTTGGGCACAATTAAAAACCACACTGCTTTGGACAATCTCTTATGCTTTTGTTGCACTGTTTAGCATTAATAAAATACAGCAAAGCAAAGCCTATTTTAAAGATGCCGCAAAAGATCTTTTGACTTTTACTGTAGCTATAGAAATCATAGTAGGCTTTCATACGTTCAGTTATTGGGTAGAAATGCTTATTCTCCTCTTTGTAACTCTCTTAGTCGGTTGCGTTGCTTTTGCCGGAAAGAAAGCAGAATATGCAAGGGTAAAAAGCTTATTCAATAATCTACTCGCTCTAATAGGTTTAACAATAATAGGTTTTTCCATCTATTGGGTTGTTACTCATTTCAAAGACTTTGCTGCCGTAAGTACTTTTATGGACACTATTGTATCGTCATTTTTAACCTTACTTTTTTTACCGTTCTTATATTTCCTTTCGGTATACATGGCATACGAAACAGGTTTCATTGGCCTAACTACTGCATTGAGAGCTAATCCTGAACTTATCGGCTTTGCGAAAAGAAAAGCTATATTACAATTTAAGTTTCGAGCGACAGAATTTAACAGATGGAAAAACTCCCTATTCCTTCATCCCGTCACCACAAAGTCAGAATTAATAGATTCACTTAGACAATTGAAAAAATTAAATGAGGTCGAACGCAATCCTCCTGCGGTTGATTCTGCACTTGGTTGGTCTCCCTATAAAGCAAAAGATTTTCTAATAAGTGAGGGACTAAGTACGAGGTTTTATATTCATCATTATGAGGATGAATGGGGAGCAAGTTCCGATTATCTGGACTTGAAAGACGATGAAATTATACCCAACAGGATCGCATACTACGTCTCAGGAAATCAGTATATAGCGATGAGCCTTAAGTTGTGCCTTTCCGTCAATGCTCCGAAGCAGTCAGTATCGGCTCAAGTAAAATTGGCGCAAATAGTAAAATGTCTATACAAAGAAGCGCTTCAAAGACTTCTGCCGTCTGAAATTGAGAACGGTATTCTGAATGGGTATAACATTTCCATATTAGATGGAAATAATAAAATAACAATCTTAAAGGATAATTGGCCTACTCAAAAAGGATTCAATTTAGATTTTGAGATATTTAAAGAACAATAATCATGACATCTCTCCTTGATCTAGAAGCCGGCAGGAATGGAGAAGGAGAAACGTCGCAGAGGCAGAGTGTTTTTCGGTTTATAGTGATATTACAATAACCTATCTTATAGCTTTAACTTCTCGATCTATTTCTTTAAGAATTGGATATATGCGTAGTAACTGAGCTTTGGTTACAGATGGAGCTTGATAGGTCTTAGTTGCATCAATGTGCGTATGAGCGGCATCATTTCGCAACAACTTCAATGCATTTAATTCCGCCAAGAGAATAGCGATTTGACCACTACGATCTAGTTTTACCTCAATGGATTCCATATTATGAAGACCAATTGTCTGGTGCATCATTTTCCGAAAATTTGTTTCATACTCAAAACCATAATTTTTCCCCTTTATTTCCTTTCTGAAAATTCTTTGATATGAGGCAGTTTTTAACTTACGATCAGCAAAATGTTGCACAATATCATCCATAGAGGATTCTATCCAACCACAAAGCTCAATGATTGCCAGTTTTGAATAATATACGGCATCACCGACCGAAGCAGCGTTGTAGTGCCCATCCAAAGCGGAAATCGTTTTTAGTATGTATTTTTTTACAACCAACTTATTTACCGGAAAAAATCTCAATGGATCGTTTAATACGGCTAATTACTCTAGCTTTAGCCGACAAACCCTCTTTTAGACTATCTGCTGAAAATTCTGGGGCGATACGAAATTTAGCTAATAGCGCTGTTGCTTCTTTTTTCGTTATTGAATCTATGTAGTCGAGATTGCTTCCGATACCGACTAAAACTGCTTCCAAAGCAGTTTTACTTAGTTTATCAACTGGCTTGCCATCAAACACTTTTGTATAAGCAAGATCAATTGTCCGAATAAAGTACTTCCTCCTCTTCTCTATTTCTTTTGAAGGAGACTTCTTGTGATCAAACATATATGTATTTAGAAATCTCGCCAATCTTCCATTGTACTTATTTAACCAATCAGAAAATGCAAAAAAGCGTAGATTCAACTCTTCAAATGCAAAACGATATGTTTTGTCTTCTTCAATATCCATTAATTTTTTATAATTTGGATATTTGACAGTTTCCTTCAACAAAGTGTTTAAAGATCCACTGTAAATACAATTTCTAATCTCTTGGTTGTTTAGCTTCGATCCTCCTGAATTCAATCTGTGGAAAATAGTGAACAAATAGTCCATATGCGATTGCTTGGAATAATCGCA
Protein-coding regions in this window:
- a CDS encoding HEPN domain-containing protein, coding for MRFFPVNKLVVKKYILKTISALDGHYNAASVGDAVYYSKLAIIELCGWIESSMDDIVQHFADRKLKTASYQRIFRKEIKGKNYGFEYETNFRKMMHQTIGLHNMESIEVKLDRSGQIAILLAELNALKLLRNDAAHTHIDATKTYQAPSVTKAQLLRIYPILKEIDREVKAIR
- a CDS encoding DUF262 domain-containing protein, which gives rise to MAKRSKTKDEPVKSNDDYPFDKSLMEEEEDLSSQDDSAEVPPTDIVAYNELRSCADLVRMYKNGQLDIQPDFQRDFVWKRNEQSRFIDSLIKQLPIPSMCVSFDFNTNERQVIDGLQRISTIINFLTNNDFQISDLDDIDPKISGKTVSVIKSKNRTLYERVENLTIPITVLRCDYSKQSHMDYLFTIFHRLNSGGSKLNNQEIRNCIYSGSLNTLLKETVKYPNYKKLMDIEEDKTYRFAFEELNLRFFAFSDWLNKYNGRLARFLNTYMFDHKKSPSKEIEKRRKYFIRTIDLAYTKVFDGKPVDKLSKTALEAVLVGIGSNLDYIDSITKKEATALLAKFRIAPEFSADSLKEGLSAKARVISRIKRSIEIFSGK